In a single window of the Papaver somniferum cultivar HN1 chromosome 8, ASM357369v1, whole genome shotgun sequence genome:
- the LOC113305267 gene encoding geraniol 8-hydroxylase-like, with product MWSWITKSSGTNLPPGPVPLPIIRNLFSLGKKHPESLARLTEVYGPLMSIKLSSSTTVVISSSTMAKEILQKRDHSFSSRTVSDAIAAYDDHKSSMICLSVCLQWRNLRKLTNSHIFNAQKLDASEDLRQQKLTDLVSHVHQNASIGCAVDIGQATFLTILNLISNIVFSIDLADFDSNFISTFKTVVKGVILEVVKSNLFDYFPILRFLDAQCIRRRMRDNVRILEDIFNKIIDQKLLLLQYRVGKSSNSGDLLDRILDLSSENDIEL from the coding sequence ATGTGGTCATGGATTACCAAATCTTCAGGTACAAATCTCCCACCTGGTCCGGTTCCTTTACCGATCATCAGAAATCTATTCAGCCTCGGAAAAAAACATCCTGAATCATTGGCTCGGCTCACTGAAGTTTATGGACCATTAATGTCAATCAAACTTAGTTCTTCAACAACAGTTGTTATTTCCTCATCAACAATGGCAAAAGAAATTCTTCAGAAGCGTGACCATTCGTTTTCTAGTCGTACCGTTTCTGACGCAATTGCGGCATATGATGACCATAAATCTTCAATGATTTGTCTATCTGTGTGTCTTCAATGGAGAAATCttagaaaattaacaaattcacacATTTTCAATGCTCAGAAACTTGATGCAAGTGAGGACCTAAGACAACAAAAGTTAACTGACCTTGTTTCTCACGTTCACCAAAATGCAAGCATTGGTTGTGCGGTTGATATTGGTCAAGCAACTTTTCTTACTATTCTTAACTTGATATCAAATATAGTTTTTTCAATTGATTTAGCTGATTTTGATTCAAATTTTATTTCTACGTTTAAAACTGTTGTTAAAGGAGTTATTTTGGAAGTTGTGAAATCAAATCTTTTTGATTATTTTCCGATTCTTAGATTTTTGGATGCGCAATGTATTAGACGTCGTATGAGGGATAATGTTCGAATATTGGAAGACATATTTAATAAGATAATAGATCAGAAATTGTTATTGTTGCAGTATAGAGTGGGGAAAAGTAGTAATTCCGGTGACTTGCTTGATAGAATTCTTGATCTATCTTCTGAAAATGATATTGAGCTTTAG